The proteins below are encoded in one region of Sedimentibacter sp. zth1:
- a CDS encoding M14 family metallopeptidase: MILFLQNGTTGTDVMQIQSLLKKLKLYNGDVDGVYGPITSKAIKKFQMLNGIKEDGIVGPVTEKALEKYFLGFTFYTVEPNDTIETIAALNNSTESLIKSANPTVDFENLIPNTAITIPFNYEIVPDDVKYTYDIMEMNIMGLKQRYPFLDVSSIGKSVLDKELYMIKFGVGPKKLHFNSTHHALEWINSVFLMQLIERMSNALINNETIEGYDLQDIYNNFTMYIVPMVNPDGVDLVNEGLKLDNPYYNDLLKWNNTGKSFGEVWQSNIRGVDLNHNYDAGWEASKKAENKIGITGPGPTRYSGPSAFSEPETIALRDLTKEEDFYLVIAYHSQGEIIYWNFMNLSTEKDEEIGEKLAEASGYVLDTAKGVASYAGYKDWFIQDFQNPGYTVETGKGKNPLPLSQLPKIYDDNVKLILASTTV, from the coding sequence ATGATATTATTTTTACAAAATGGTACAACCGGTACTGATGTTATGCAAATTCAATCTTTACTGAAAAAGTTAAAATTATACAATGGTGACGTAGACGGAGTTTATGGCCCTATAACATCGAAAGCAATAAAAAAATTCCAAATGTTAAATGGAATAAAAGAAGATGGAATAGTTGGACCTGTAACAGAAAAAGCTCTTGAAAAATACTTTTTAGGATTTACTTTTTATACTGTAGAACCAAACGATACAATAGAAACTATTGCTGCTTTGAACAATTCAACTGAAAGCTTAATAAAATCTGCCAATCCAACAGTTGATTTCGAAAATTTAATTCCAAACACAGCAATAACAATTCCATTTAATTATGAAATTGTTCCCGATGATGTAAAATATACATATGACATCATGGAAATGAATATAATGGGACTTAAACAAAGATATCCATTTTTAGATGTTAGTTCTATTGGCAAAAGCGTTCTTGACAAAGAGTTATATATGATTAAGTTTGGCGTAGGTCCAAAAAAACTTCATTTTAATAGCACGCATCATGCATTAGAATGGATAAATAGCGTATTTTTAATGCAACTTATTGAAAGAATGAGCAATGCTCTAATCAATAATGAAACAATTGAAGGTTACGATTTACAGGATATTTATAACAATTTCACTATGTATATTGTCCCTATGGTAAATCCAGATGGCGTAGATTTGGTTAATGAAGGGCTTAAGCTTGACAATCCATACTATAATGATTTACTTAAATGGAATAACACTGGAAAGTCTTTTGGAGAAGTGTGGCAATCAAATATAAGAGGAGTTGATTTAAATCATAATTATGACGCGGGATGGGAAGCTTCAAAAAAAGCAGAAAATAAAATAGGGATTACAGGGCCCGGACCTACAAGATATTCAGGACCTTCCGCTTTTTCAGAACCTGAAACTATTGCATTAAGGGATTTAACAAAAGAAGAAGATTTTTATCTTGTAATTGCATATCATTCGCAGGGTGAAATTATTTATTGGAATTTTATGAATTTATCAACCGAAAAAGATGAAGAAATTGGAGAAAAGCTTGCAGAAGCAAGTGGATATGTACTTGATACCGCTAAAGGAGTTGCATCATATGCAGGCTATAAGGATTGGTTTATACAGGATTTTCAAAATCCAGGCTACACAGTTGAAACTGGAAAGGGTAAAAATCCGCTTCCTTTATCCCAATTACCTAAGATTTACGATGACAATGTTAAATTAATACTTGCTTCAACAACAGTATAA
- a CDS encoding putative Se/S carrier-like protein — MEHYVITYKYGNFTMAAYSRLQSLNINNIKLAPVPFAIKTECDLCIIVNDYNTLLIVLNESTKYPVDNVYMATKMTGNLVYRLLDF; from the coding sequence ATGGAACATTATGTAATAACTTATAAGTATGGTAATTTTACTATGGCTGCTTATAGCAGACTTCAAAGTTTAAATATTAATAACATTAAATTAGCACCCGTGCCTTTTGCAATTAAGACAGAATGCGATTTGTGTATAATTGTGAATGATTATAATACATTATTAATTGTTCTTAATGAATCTACGAAATATCCTGTAGATAATGTGTATATGGCAACGAAAATGACTGGAAATTTAGTATATAGGTTACTGGATTTTTAA
- a CDS encoding Rrf2 family transcriptional regulator, which translates to MILSTKGRYGLKAVFELSLNYGEGPVTLKKICDKYEISENYLEQLFAKLKKAGYIVSTRGAYGGYSLAKQPQDVTVGMILRTLEGEITTSECLNKDVCRRESVCATRTIWSKIEKSINDVIDNITLLDMIDEHHKITAED; encoded by the coding sequence ATGATATTATCGACAAAAGGAAGATATGGTTTAAAAGCTGTGTTTGAATTATCTTTGAATTATGGAGAGGGTCCTGTTACATTAAAAAAAATATGTGATAAGTATGAAATTTCAGAAAATTACTTGGAGCAGCTATTTGCAAAACTTAAAAAAGCTGGATATATAGTTTCTACTCGAGGAGCATATGGTGGCTATAGTTTAGCAAAACAACCACAAGATGTAACTGTTGGAATGATTCTGCGAACATTAGAAGGAGAAATAACTACGTCTGAATGTTTAAACAAAGATGTATGTCGTAGAGAATCAGTTTGTGCTACAAGGACAATTTGGAGCAAAATAGAAAAGAGTATAAATGATGTTATAGATAACATAACATTATTAGACATGATAGATGAACATCATAAAATTACAGCGGAGGACTAG